The following DNA comes from Actinomycetota bacterium.
CCGCGCGGGATCTACCTCTCCTCGGACTTGGGTCCACTGTCCCAGAATCCGATCTTGGCGCTCATCACGCCGCTTCTTCCTGTCAAGAGGGTCATGTTCCCCATTCCGAGGGACGACCAGGAGATGGCGAGGTATTTCTGGGTCATTGCCAGATCGGGTGATCTGTCGCCGATCACGTGGTCTGCCATCCGGTCCTCACCCAGCAGCGCCGCCTGGGAGTGCGCTGACGCTCGATACGGCCTATCGTGCCGGCTGACTGCCTTCGACGCCCCCGTCACCATCTCCGGGCGGGTCAACGGCGACGTGGTCGTGTTCAACGGCCGGGTCGAGCTGCGCTCAGGGGCCAATGTCACCGGCGACGTCGTCTCCCCAGCAGGCCCCGGTGGTCGCCTCGGGCGCGACCATCGGCGGGACCAGCAAGCGCCTGCAGACCAACACCAACTGGGAGGGGTTCGGCTGGGTCGGCCGGCTGGGCTGGTGGCTGGCCGTGTCGGTGTCGACTCTGGTGGTCGGACTGGTGCTGGTGTGGCTGGTCGGGCGGATGCGGCCTGGATCGTTGGCCGGCGGGTCCTCCGTGAGCCGACCGCCTGGGTTCCTTGCGTTCCTGGTCGGCTGGGGCATCCTGCGGGTGCTGGCCCTGATCCCCGTCCTTGGTGGCCTGGTCTGGTTCGCCGCGGTGGTGTTCGGTCTTGGCGCGCTGCTGGTGGCCATCTGGCGAGCCCGGACAACCTGCCGTCCGGGCCCCGACAGCCGCCTGACCCCTTCCGCCGTCAGCCAGAGTCCCACGACCCGCTGGATCACGAGCTACGGTGTGGGCGCTGTGCTGCGGTCAGGCGGTGAGCAGGAGGCCGATGCCGAGGGCCAGCAGCCACACCGACCAGCCGATGTAGGCGACGGGGACCAGGGCCCCGGCCAGCCTCCAGCCCTGGGGCTCGAAGGGGCCGACGAACTCCAGCGAGCCGAGCACGAACAGCGGCGCCAGCACCAGCCCGACG
Coding sequences within:
- a CDS encoding zinc-binding dehydrogenase; amino-acid sequence: MEKPAAKDNQVLVKVHATTVNRTDCGFRAGTPFFVRLFTGLIRPKVTILGNEFAGEVETVGSGVTSFQVGDRVFGYSGLQHGSRFGAHAEYLAIAEDGSLATMPANLTYEEAAASTEGSHYALSLIRKSKIRSGQDVLVNGATGAIGSAAVQLLKSMGAKVTAVCDTKNVELVKGLGADRVIDHTAEDFTKDTQTYDVVLDAVGKSSFGRCRRLLKPRGIYLSSDLGPLSQNPILALITPLLPVKRVMFPIPRDDQEMARYFWVIARSGDLSPITWSAIRSSPSSAAWECADARYGLSCRLTAFDAPVTISGRVNGDVVVFNGRVELRSGANVTGDVVSPAGPGGRLGRDHRRDQQAPADQHQLGGVRLGRPAGLVAGRVGVDSGGRTGAGVAGRADAAWIVGRRVLREPTAWVPCVPGRLGHPAGAGPDPRPWWPGLVRRGGVRSWRAAGGHLASPDNLPSGPRQPPDPFRRQPESHDPLDHELRCGRCAAVRR